The following are encoded together in the Primulina tabacum isolate GXHZ01 chromosome 18, ASM2559414v2, whole genome shotgun sequence genome:
- the LOC142532933 gene encoding uncharacterized protein LOC142532933 produces the protein MIRTQSVFLIVFILNLWENQFQLRTDLNTSPKPSPPPAPASAAPPNRHPPPKFHDPYPPPTLLGPGPESRHRLKLNNRGMEAAENSERQRRIPLAEVVTDCVNRWFQDTLKEAKTGDTAMQVLVGQMYYSGYGVARDAQKGRAWIGRAAKSRSSVWKVCDKHPGYNASDSDSDDPKEDAE, from the exons ATGATTCGCACTCAATCTGTATTtttgattgtttttattttgaatttatggGAAAATCAATTCCAGCTGCGCACAGATTTGAACACTTCGCCAAAGCCATCACCTCCACCAGCACCAGCCTCCGCCGCCCCACCCAATCGCCACCCACCGCCAAAATTCCACGACCCATATCCTCCTCCCACCCTGCTGGGTCCAGGGCCGGAGTCTCGGCACAGGCTGAAGCTTAACAATCGAGGCATGGAGGCGGCGGAGAACTCGGAACGGCAGCGGCGGATACCTCTGGCGGAGGTGGTGACTGACTGCGTCAACCGGTGGTTTCAGGATACGCTTAAAGAGGCCAAAACTGGTGATACTGCGATGCAGGTGCTCGTTGGCCAGATGTATTATAGCGGATATGGTGTAGCCAGAGATGCCCAGAAG GGAAGAGCGTGGATTGGCAGGGCCGCAAAGAGTCGGTCTTCGGTGTGGAAAGTTTGCGATAAACATCCAG GTTACAATGCTAGTGATTCTGATTCCGATGACCCAAAAGAAGATGCCGAATAG
- the LOC142533530 gene encoding uncharacterized protein LOC142533530: MASRKDDSLQSISIQLDGKNYTYWSYVMKNFLRGKSMWSYVTGVRVKPTDDQANAYAALVDNWEADNSKIITCINNSVTHSIGVQLAKCETAKEVWDHLARLYTESNFAKQYQLESDIRALQQNDMSIQEFYSAMTNLWDQLALTESAQLRAFEPYISRREAQRLVQFCMALRNDFEGLRGTILHRSPLPSVDSVVNELLAEEIRLKSKVDKVSITPTTPSVFAAPQQSLPSNQNRSAPKVSPDESAFYKGKGHWKALCPKLLRKASHLQQQRPPQQQRPSQIAPWPYRPPQV; this comes from the coding sequence atggcTAGTCGTAAGGATGATTCCCTTCAGTCGATTAGTATTCAATTGGATGGTAAAAACTACACGTATTGGAGCTATGTTATGAAGAACTTTTTGCGTGGAAAATCTATGTGGAGCTATGTTACAGGTGTGCGGGTTAAACCTACAGACGACCAGGCAAACGCTTATGCGGCCTTGGTTGACAATTGGGAGGCTGATAATTCGAAGATTATTACGTGTATTAACAATTCTGTTACTCACTCCATTGGTGTTCAGTTGGCTAAGTGTGAGACGGCTAAAGAGGTATGGGATCATCTGGCTAGATTGTATACGGAGTCTAATTTCGCCAAACAATATCAATTGGAGTCAGATATTCGCGCACTTCAGCAGAATGATATGAGTATTCAAGAGTTTTATTCTGCCATGACTAATCTCTGGGATCAGTTGGCTCTTACTGAGTCTGCACAGCTGCGAGCATTTGAACCGTATATTTCTCGTAGAGAAGCACAACGTCTGGTACAGTTTTGTATGGCTCTTCGGAATGATTTCGAGGGATTGCGTGGGACAATTCTACATCGTTCTCCTCTTCCATCTGTTGATTCAGTGGTTAATGAATTGTTAGCAGAGGAGATTCGGCTTAAGTCTAAAGTAGATAAGGTGTCTATCACACCTACGACTCCATCCGTCTTTGCTGCTCCTCAACAGTCTCTGCCTAGCAACCAAAACAGATCAGCTCCTAAGGTCTCTCCGGATGAAAGTGCTTTCTACAAGGGGAAAGGTCATTGGAAGGCTCTGTGTCCGAAATTGCTGAGAAAGGCAAGCCACCTGCAGCAACAACGACCACCGCAACAACAACGCCCGTCGCAGATTGCTCCATGGCCGTATCGCCCACCTCAAGTCTAA